ACACGTTGTAAGGAATATACTTGCAGAAAAGCCTAGAGTAACGAGGTTCAACATTGTTTGggataatgaaaatgaaagcGAAATATATCCACCTGAACAGCCAGGAGtggatgaagaggaagaggaagaggaagaggaggaagaggaagaggaagaggaagaagacGACGACGAAGAGGAGCcggaaaatgaagatgaggaagatgCAGCcgaagaagatgaggatgatggAGATGACGTTGCTGAAGATGACGtggaggatgaagatgacgaagaaaaaCTAGAGGCTGACGAAAAATCTGCCATAGAGAagcaagaagaagaggaagctGATGAGGAACGTGCAGAGGAAGCAATTGATGCGAATGATCAACAcgcagaagaagaaaacgaCACAGAAGACAACCCAAATAATCTTGATGACCTACCTGCTGCAAAAAGGCTGAAAACTGATGtgtaaaaaataatatgTACTTATAAACACTCCCACATATCGTTAATTATTTGAAATAGCTTTGTAATTTTCTCTTGATATGCCTCCGCATTTGGTTCAAGTCTCGGAATCATTTTATCAGGATGCCAATATAtcctttctcttttcagcaGGAATctcatttccatttttaGGAGAACGCAACTACGCAAGTAAAAATTTCGTACTCTATCTCctgttatttcttcaatgccGGCATCGTATATACTACTCTGCTTCATTACAGGTAATCTAAAacaattttccttttcagcCTTCCAATAATTCCAAATAGAAGTATCTACACTGGAAATATCCCGATTTTGCGGAAACCTATCGAAGGCAAATTTGTCGAtaaattcatcttcactatcttcttcatctaagATTGTAGGAGGAGAATTCTTTTCTGCAATCCTTCTCATCCAGTCCTCATACTGTTCCTTTGTTCCAACAAGTCGATACCCGTCTACCACCTCTCCGTATTCGTAATGCTGTTCGGTATTCACAGTATCTCTTGTGCTATTGATTTCTTTGTGAAGTGCTGCATTATCCTCGGTGCTCTCGTCCTTTGTGGGTGACTGGTCTTGCACGTAGAATATGGTTGCTGCTGATTTGCCATTCAAAGTTTGCTCCGTATTGTATGTACCAGCTTTACGTTTTGTTACTTTGTTGGGACGTTTTAACAGTACAGGAGCAGGCTGTTTTTTCCTTATAAATACAGGCCTAACAAATTCTATTACGTCTGATGATTCGCTAGAGCTACCTTGATCGTAGGCGTTCTCATCCAAAGAGTCCATAGAGACTTCAGCATGGCTATCAACC
The genomic region above belongs to Zygotorulaspora mrakii chromosome 8, complete sequence and contains:
- the ASF1 gene encoding nucleosome assembly factor ASF1 (similar to Saccharomyces cerevisiae ASF1 (YJL115W); ancestral locus Anc_1.242), producing MSIVSLLGIKVLSNPATFADPYEFEITFECLEPLKHDLEWKLTYVGSSRSLEHDQELDSILVGPVPVGVNKFIFTADPPSPELIPASELVSVTVILLSCSYDGREFVRVGYYVNNEYDSEELRENPPAKVQVEHVVRNILAEKPRVTRFNIVWDNENESEIYPPEQPGVDEEEEEEEEEEEEEEEEEDDDEEEPENEDEEDAAEEDEDDGDDVAEDDVEDEDDEEKLEADEKSAIEKQEEEEADEERAEEAIDANDQHAEEENDTEDNPNNLDDLPAAKRLKTDV